The genomic DNA TAGTACACCGGGTTGTCGTTGTTCTGTGCCACGGCCAGGTCCACGTCGAAGGTGTACTCGGTGTCGGGCTTGCGGCTCAAGAGGAAGAAGCGCACCGCGTCCTTGCTGGTCCATTCGATCAGGTCGCGCAGCGTGACGTAGCTGCCCGCGCGCTTGCTGATCTTGACCTCTTCGCCGCCCTTGACCACGCGCACCATGGTGTGCAGCACGTAGTCGGGGTAGCCCTGCGGGATGCCCACGCCGGCTGCCTGCAGCCCGGCGCGCACGCGGGCGATGGTGCCGTGGTGGTCCGTGCCCTGGATGTTGACGACCTTGGTGAAGCCGCGCTCCCACTTGGCGATGTGGTAGGCCACGTCGGGCACGAAGTAGGTGTACGTGCCGTCCTTCTTGCGCATGACCCGGTCCTTGTCGTCGCCGTAGTCCGTGCTCTTGAGCCACAGCGCGCCGTCCTGCTCGTAGGTCTTGCCGTTGGCCACGAGCTTGCCCACGGTGGCCTCGACGCGGCCGCTGGTGTACAGGCTCGACTCGAGGTAGTACTCGTCGAACTTCAGATTGAAGGCCTGCAGGTCCTTGTCCTGCTCGTTGCGCAGGTAGGCCACGGCGAACTGGCGGATGGACTCCACATCGTCCACGTCGCCGCTGGCGGTGAACTCGCGGTCGTCGGCCTTGACGGTCTTCTTCGCGAGGAAGTCGTTGGCGATGTCCTGGATGTAGTCGCCGTTGTAGAACGCCTTGGACGCCGGGTTCTCGGGGTCGGTGGGCCAGCACTCGTCGCCGGGCTTGAAGCCCTTGGCGCGCAGCTGCGTGCTGGTGGTCAGCGTCTGGATCTGCACGCCCGCGTCGTTGTAATAGAACTCGCGGTGCACCTTCCAGCCCTGGGTGGCAAAGAGGTTGCAGATCGCGTCGCCCAGCGCCGCCTGGCGGCCGTGGCCCACGTGCAGCGGGCCGGTGGGGTTGGCCGAGACGAACTCGACCAGCACGCGCTGGCCGTTGTCGGCCTGGTAGCCAAAGCGGTCTCCGGCACCCAGGACCTCGCGCACCACTTCCTGCTTGGCGGCGGGCTTGAGGCGGATGTTGAGAAACCCGGGGCCGGCGATCTCGATGGCATCGACCCAGCGGGCAAACGCGGGCGTGGCCTCGAGCGCGGCCTTGAGCTGCTCGCCCAGCGCGCGCGGGTTGAGCTTGAGCGGCTTGGCCAGCTGCATGGCCGCCGTGCAGGCGAAGTCGCCGTGGGCGGCCACCTTGGGGGATTCGAACGCAGCGCGCCCGGCAGTGCCGGGCGACAATTTTTCCAGCTCGCCGGCGAGCGCCGCGAGCAATTCCTGTTTGACGGAGAGCATGCGGGGATTCTACGGGGGCGCCCCGTCATCCCATCCCGCCGCTGTGGCGTTATGCTGAATGGCCCGGTGTCCACCGGGCCGTCCATCCCCCCCTACCCGCAGGAGCATTACATGAAGAAACTGCTTTCCCTGATGACGGCCATCGGCCTGACCCTCTCCCTGGCCACGGCCCATGCCGCCGACGCGCCTGCCGCCGCTGCCTCCGCGCCGGCCAAGGCGCCCACCGCGCAACAGAGCAAGATGGCCACCTGCAATGCCGACGCCAAGGAAAAGAAGGGCGACGAGCGCAAGGCCTTCATGAAGGAATGCCTGTCTGCCAACAAGCAGGAAAAGCAGCAGACCAAGATGAAGACCTGCAACGCAGACCCCAAGGCCAAGACCCTCAAGGGCGACGAGCGCAAGGCCTTCATGAAGGAATGCCTGAGCAACAAGCCCGCCTGACACACCTTGGCCCCCAAACAAAGCCCCGCACGCGGGGCTTTGTACTTTCTAGCGCGTGCCCACGCCCCGCGCCAGGAACACGGCCAGCAGCGGAATCACCACCAGCAGGTGCGCCTCGATCATCACCAGGCGGCGCGTGCCGCGCACCTCGGCCTCGGTGGGCAGCGCACCCGTGGCGCGCAGCTGCTTGCGCCAGCGCAGGAAGCGCACCGTGGGCACGATGGAGATCAGGCCGATGACCACGAACAGCGTGACCTTGGTGTGCAGCAGGGGCTGCGACCAGTACCACCCCGCGCCCTTCATGCCCCACCAGGTGCGCGCCAGGCCCGTGGCCAGCACGGCGATGGCGGAGATGCCATAGACCATGTCCACCCGCGCCAGGCGCTCCACCACCGCGGCGTTGAGCCACTCCTTGCGGCACAGGGCCGCCTCGCTGGCCAGGAAGACGGTCATGGTCAGGATGGCCAGAAAGTGGGCGTAGGCCAGCAGGGCTTCAGTGGTCATGGGGCGCCTCGTGAGAATGGGACTGGCAATGCTAGCGCATCCGGCAAAAAACTCCTGATTTGATAGCTTTCAGCGCTTTCTCATCAAGCGCTGGAGGCCGATCCGGCTTGAAACCTGCGCAGCGCTGCCAGCCCCAGCAGCGCCGCCAGCACGAGCAGGCCCCATTCGGACAGCGTAGGAATCGCCTGCGCGCCGGCGGCCAGCCGCAGCATGGCGTGCGGGTCGGCGATCGCGCCGGAGGCGGGATCGTTGTCGCCCATGCCGTTGTCGGTGACGGCAAAGCTCACCGTGTCGCCGCTGACCGCGCCATGCGGGAACCAGAGCGCCGTGGCACCGGCCGTGGCGGGGCCGAACTTGCGCGGCACCAGCCCCGCCAGGCTGCCGCTGGGGTAGGTGACGGCCACCGCCAGCGTGGCATTCGCGCAGCCCGTGGCCGTGAAGCGCAGCACGCCCAGCGGGGCGGTGGCGCCTGCGGGCAGGTTGTCGCCCGGGGCGGCGGCGGTCAGCGCCAGGCTGCCCACGGTGCAGCCCGCCGGGCCGCCGGAGATGCTGGCCTGCGCCACGCCGCCGCCGGGCACCGCCAGGCTGGCCTGGCCCACCGTCAGCGCCAGAGGCCCGCCCGTGGCGCTGGTGTTGTTGGCATCGCCCGCATAGCTGGCGGTGATGGCGTGCGCGCCCACCAGCAGGCCGCTGACGGTGCAGGCGGCCACGCTGCCCGTGATGGCGGGCGGGGCCGCGCAGGCCAGCGGCAGGCCGTCCGCGCTGAAGCTCACCGTGCCCGTGGGGTTGCTGGCGCTGCCGAACGTGGCGGTGAGGGTGACGCTGGCCCCCAGTGCGCTGGGGTTGGCGTTGGCCGCCAGCGCCAGCGTGGGCGCCGCCATCACGGCAAAGGTACGCGCTACGGGCGCCGCCGCCGCCCAGGCCCCGCCGCCCGGCTGGCTGGCCGTCAGCGTGCACGAGCCCGCGCCGCTGAAGCTGGCCACGCTGCCCGCCACGCTGCACGCGCCCGTGGCGCTGTAGGTGATGGGCAGGTTCGACGTCGCCGTGGCGCCCAGGGTCAGCGTGGTGCCCGCAGCCTGCGCGGGGATGGTGGCGGGGAGGAAGGTGATGCTCTGCGCGCCCAGGGGCGTGACCGCGTTGGTCACGGCGGCGTCCGAATCGGGTTGCGTGGGGGATCCGTTGTGCGCCACCACGCGGAACGTGTAGCTTGTTCCATTGGCCAGGTTCGCCACGGTGCAGCTGTGCCCGGAGCCGGTCACGGTGCAGGATCTGGCGGGGTCTTGCACGGCGGTGGCGGTGTAGCTGGTGATGGGGGCCCCATAGGCGTCCGCCCACCGTTCCGGGCTCCAGTCCACCGTCGCCTCGGCGTCGCCCGCGGTGGCGGTGGCGCTGGCCGGCGGGGGCGGCTTGCCTGCCTGCACCGTGATGGAAGTGGGCAGCGACGCCGAGCAGTGGCGGCTGTCCGTCACCGTGGCCGTGAAGCTGAACGTGCCCGTGGCCGTGGGGGTGCCGGAAATGGCGCCTGCAGCCGACAGCACCAGACCCGGCGGCAACGCCCCCGCCGCGACCGCGAAGGACGACCCGCCCACCGCCCCGGCCTGCGCCAGCGTGTAGGCATAAGCGGCCCCGGCCGTGCCGTTGGCGGGCGTGCCGGTGGCCGTCATGGCGGGGGCGGGGCAGAGCGTCACGTCGTCGATGCCGATGTAGTCGCCGTTCGCGCCGAAGGTGCCGGCGCCGGTCACGAAGTAGCGGAACGCGACGCGGCCCGAGGTGGGGGCGGCCAGCCCGGACACGGTGATGCGGTACTGCGTCCAGGCGGCGGGGTAGCCGCCCGCCGCCAGGCCAGGGTTGATGCTCGTCAGCAGCGTGGTGAAGTCTCCCACGTCGGTGGCGGTGGTGCCCACGTCCGTGCTGGCGCCCTGCGTGCTCATGCGCACTTCCAGGCGATCGGGGTAGTCCGTTGGGTTGGGGACCGGCTTGCGCGTATAGAAGGTCAGCACGTCGCCATTGCTCAGTGTGCGGTTCGGCATGACCAGCCAGTTGCTGATGGTGCCGCTGCTGCCCGTGTTCCTGAAGTTGGCCGCTATGTAGGCATTGGCTGCGCCGCTGTAGGCGTCGAACGGGCCGGGGTCCGGCAAGGCAGAGATGGGGGTGCCCTGGAACCAGCCCATGGCGCCCACCGGGGCGCTGTTGTTCTGCATGACCCAGCCATTGCCCGATAGCGTGAAGGTTTCGTCAAAGCCTTCGTACAGGACTTGCGCAGGGGCCGCGCCCGGCAGCGCAGCCGCGGCGGCCAGCAGCAGGCCCACAAGGCGGGCGGTGGTGGAGGGGAATGGCATGGGTGGGCTGGTGGCGATGAAGATGCGCCATGTTGCCGTTGCCTGCCGCTTTTGTATGTCCTCAGAACTGAGGACAAGGCCCTGCCAGGGTTCTATGCAAAAAATAGCCCCCAGCGCCCACCCATCAAGCGCCAGCAGCTACAAAAAGAGAAGTGATTCACACCACCCGCCTTCCCACGCGGCCCGCTGACAGCGCCACCAGGGCCAGCAGGGCCGACAGCAGCAGCAAGCCCCCTTCGGACAGCGCCGGAATCGCCTGCGCGCCGGCGGGCCCGGCGGCCAGCAGCAGCATGGCGTGCGGGTCGGCGATGGCGCCGGGGGCGGGATCGTTGTCGCCCGTGCCGTTGTCGGTGACGGCAAAGCTCACCGTGTCGCCGCTGACCGCGCCATGCGGGAACCAGAGCGCCGTGGCACCGGCCGTGGCGGGGCCGAACTTGCGCGGCACCAGCCCCGCCAGGCTGCCGCCGGGGTAGGTGACGGCCACCGCCAGCGTGGCATTCGCGCAGCCCGTGGCCGTGAAGCGCAGCACGCCCAGCGGGGCGGTGGCGCCTGCGGGCAGGTTGTCGGCGCCGGTGGCCGCGCTCAGGCCCAGGGTGTTCACGGTGCAGCCGGGCGGGCCGCCGGTGATGCCGACCTGCGCCGTGCTGCCGCCGCCGCCCGGCACGGGCACGGCAGCGGTGTTGACGGTGTGCGCCAGCGGGCTGGCGGTGGCGGGCGCGTTGTCGGCGTCGCCCGTGTAGCTGGCGGTGATGCTGTGCAGGCCCATGGCCAGGCTGCTGGTGGCGCAGGTGGCCACGCCGCCGCTGAAGGTGGCCGTGGTGCAGGCCAGCGGCGCGCCATCCACGCTGAACGCCACCTGGCCCGTGGGGCTGGCGGATGCGCCGTTCAGCGTGGCGGTGAAGGTGACGCTGGCGCCCACGGCGCTGGCGGACAGGGCCAGCGTGGGCTGGGCCTGCGTGCCCAGCAGCAGCGCGTTGGACGCCATGCCGTTCACGAACGCCCGCAGCGCATACCGGCCGCTGGGCAGCACGCCCGGCGCGGCCACGTCGATGCTGGCGGCGGTGGAGCCGGTGGGCGCGAGCCAGGTGTGCGCGCCGTTGTCCAGCCGCGTCAACTGCACCAGCGGCAAGGGGGTGGGCGATGCGCTGGTGCCGCCGCCGCTGGCCTCGCTGTCGCCACGCAGCCGCAAACCGGTGAGGGTGAAGGCCGCGCCGCTCAACCGGGCGGGGCCGCCGGTCAATGTGGGAATGCGGGCCGGGGGCACTGCGCCGCCGGCAGGGTCGTAGCGCTCGGCGGTGGCGATGCCGCTGGTGGCCGTGACGCCGTCGCGCCCCCCGGCGGCGAGCACCGTGCCATCGGGCAGCACGGTGGCGGTGTGGTAGGCGCGCACAGTGGCCAGCGCGCCGGTGGCGGCCCAGGCGCCCGTGGCGGGGTCGTACAGTTCGGCGCTGCCCAGGTAGCCGCCACCACCCCCCCCAGCGGCCAAAACCTTGCCGCCGGGCAGCAGGGTTGCGGTGTGGCCGGAGCGTCCGGTGTTGAGCGGGCCGGTGGGGCTCCATGCGTTCAGGGCGGGGTCGTAGAGTTCGGCGCTGCCGAGGTATGCGCCGCTGTACCCCCCCGCGACAAGCACCTTGCCCTGGGGCAGCAGGGTGGCGGTGTGTGTCCAGCGCGGGCTGGCCATCGCGCCGGCGCCGCTCCAGGTGCCCGAGGCGGGGTCGTACAGCTCGGCGCTGCCCAGGGGGCCGCCGCTGCCATTCCCCCCCGCGACGAGCACCCTGCCGGTGGGCAGCAGGGTGGCCGTGGGCCCTTGGCGTGCGGCGCTCATCGCGCTCGTGGCGGACCAGAGGCCGGTGGCGGGGTCGTACAGCTCGGCGGTGGCGGTTTGGCTGTTGCTGATGTTGCTGCCCCAGCCCCCCACGACCAGCACCTGGCCGCTGGGCAGCAGGGCGGCGGCATGCCATAAGCGGGGGCTGGCCATCGCGCCGGTGCCGCTCCAGGTGCCCGTGGCGGGGTCGTAGAGTTCGGCGCTGGCGAGCGCTCCTGCGCTGCCGAGGCCGCCCACGACGAGCACCTTGCCGCCGGGCAGCAAGGTGGCGGTGTGGTAGGCGCGCGCGGCGGCCAGCGGGCCCGTGGCGGCCCAGGCGCCGGTGGCGGGGTTGTACAGCGCGGCAGCGCCGATGAGCTGCCCGGTGCCATAACCGGCGCCCCCGCCCGCGACGAGCACCTTGCCGTCCGGCAGCAGGGTGGCCGTGTGCTCCGTGCGCTGGCCTGGCAGCGCGCCGGTACCCTCCCAGGTGCCGATGGCGGGGTCGTAGAGCTCGGTGCTGGCGAGCAGCGCGCCAAGGTCGCTGGCGCCCCCGATGAAGAGCACCTTGCCCTGGGGCAGCAGGGTGGCGATGTGGCGCCAGCGCCCGTCGTTCAGGCCGCCGGCGGCGGTCCATTGGTTGGTGTCAGGGTCGTACAGTTCGGCGCTTTGGAGAGCGCTGCCGCTGCCGAAGCCTCCCGCCACGAGCACCTTGCCGCCGGGCAGCAGCGTGGCGGTGTGGAACAAGCGCTTGCTGTTCAGCGAGGCGGCAGGCGCCCAGGTATCGCCCTGGGGGTCATACAGCTCGGCGCTGGCAAGCTGCTCGCTGCCGCTGTTTCCGCCCACGGCAAGCACCCTGCCGTCGGGCAGCAAGGTGGCGGTGAAATCGCTGCGCGGCCCTTGCGGCAGCGGGGCGGCGGAGCCCCAGGTGTTGTCGCTCGGGCGGTACACCTCGGCGGTGGCGAGGTATCCGGTGCCGTTGCCGCCGCCGACGACGAGCACCCTGCCGTCGGCCAGCAAGGTGGCGGTATGGCCCTGGCGCGCTTCGGCCAACTGCCCGGCGGGGGACCAGGCGCCGGTGGCGGGGTCGTACAGTTCGGCCTGGGCCACCTGCCCCCCACTGGCGTGGCCGCCCGCGACGAGCACCCGGCCATCGGCCAGCAGGGTGGCGGTGTGTTCCGTGCGCGGCTGGGCCAGCGCGCTGGCACCGCTCCACAAGCCGGTGGCGGGGTCGTACAGCTCGACGCTGGCGATGAATGCGCTGCCGTCGTAGCCACCCGCCACGAGCACCTTGCCATGGGGCAGCAAGGTGGCGGTGTGGCCGCGGCGCGCGTGGGCGAGCGGGCCGGTGGCGGCCCACTGGCCGGCGGCGGGGTCGTACAGCTCGGCGCTGGCAAGGTGGCTGAGGCTGCCACCGCCATAGCCGCCCGCGACGAGCACCTTGCCGTTGGGCAGCTGGGTGCTGGTGTGCCATTGGCGCCCATCGCCCAGGCTGCCGCTGACCGCCCAGGTGCCCGCCTGGGCGTGGGCGGCCAGGCAGGCGATGGCGATGAACACGAGCTGGAGCAGCAGGGCGCGCAGGGCGCAGGGGCGGCGGGGCATGGCGGGGGCTTGGTGTGTGACGAACCGCCGGAATGTTAAGAAATTGCAACGCGCCTGTATGTCCTCAGAACTGAGGACAAGGCCTTGCCGGAGTTTGATGCCAAACAGGCCTCCAGCGCTTAGCAGGCAAGCGCCGGCAGCTATCAAAAGAGTAGTACATCAAGCCCCGCGCGCCAGCGGCAGCCACAGGGTGAATTCGCCCCCGCCCTCCCACGCCGCCCACTGGCAGCGCCCGCCCAGGGCCTGGGCGCGGTGGCGCACGTTGAGCAGGCCCTGCCCGGCCAGGGCGGCGGGCGGGCCTTCGGACAGCACGAAGGCGCCTGCGTTGTCGCGGATGCGCACCACCACGCCCGCGCCGCCCTGCCCGGCTTGCGCCTGCGGCGCGGTGGCCACGTCGATCAGGGTGGCCTGGGTGTGCTTGAGGATGTTGGCCAGCACTTCTTGCAGGATGCGCAGCACGTGCAGCGCGGACTGCGGGTCGAGCCAGGGCAGCGGGGGCAGGTCCTGCACGTTCCAGGCAAGGGTGATGCCCGCGGCCTTGAGCCGGGGCGCCAGGCGAAAGCGCACGGCCGCCAGCAGCGCCAGCAGGTCGGCATCGGCGGGGTCCAGCGAGTCGATGGCGAGCTTGAGGTCGTCGATGCAGTCCTTGAGCACCTGGGCCGTGTCGGCCGTGCTGGCCTGGCCGCGCTCGACCATGCGCAGCGCGCTCATCAGCGACGAGCCGATGCCGTCGTGCATGTCCTGCATCATGCGCTGGCGCTCGGTGGCCAGGGTCTGCTGGCGCTCCAGCGCGCGCAGTTGCTCGTGGCTGGCGGTCAGTTCGCGCTCGCGGGCGGCGAGCTGGCTTTCCAGCCCGGCGTTGGCCACCTCGACCGCGTGGATGGCGCCCACGTAGCGCCGCCAGACGATGGCCAGGAAGATGGCGAACAGGCCGATGGCGTTGTAGGGCGCCAGATAGACATGTTCCATGTCGATGCGGTAGTTGACCATCAGCAGGTCGTGCGCGCCCGCGGGCACGTTCAGCGAGAACCAGGCGAACAGCACCAGCCCCTCGCGCGACCGCGCGCGCCACGAGGCCCACAGGCCCGACGCGGCCACCACCGCCGTCAGCACGGTGATGACGAGATAGACCAGCGGCAGCATGGCATCGAGGTACGGCAGCAGCGGCGGCAGCGGCAGGGTGAGCACGGTGCCCAGCGACACCAGCCCCGCGATGCCCAGCGCCAGCGCGGGCATGCGCCGCCCGTGCACGCGGAAGGCGAAGGCGAAGGTGCACACCATGGCCCAGCCCAGCGAATTGACGGTCATCCAGCCGAACCAGTCGTCGGGCACGGGCAGGGGCCGGTCGTCCACCACGTAGTGCAGGCTGCGCAGCAAGGTGGTGACGGAGATGGCGAAGAACAGCAGGTAGATGGGCTCGCGGCGGCGCACGCAGCCCACGGCCAGCGCGAACAGGCCAATGGCCAGAAAGGCGGCGCCGGTCAGGCTGATGAAGTCGTTCTGCACGAAGCGGCGCACGCTGTAGCGCCACAGCAGGTTCTGCTCGGTGCCCACCCAGGCGCTGGAGACGGCCCCGCCCACGCCGCGCTGGCTGGCCATGCGCAGCCACACGGTGCGGGGCGGCTCGCCACCGGCGGCTTGGTTGCCCAGCGCCACCCACAGGGGCCGGTTGAAGCTGTTCCACACGCGGCTGCCGCGCGTGCGGTAGGCCATGCGGCCATCGACATAGACGGCGACGATGCCGATGGTCTGCCAGCGCGGCAGGTACAGAAACAAGTCCTGGCCCGGCGCGCCCGATGCGCTGGGGGCACCGGGTGTACCGGGCGGGGGCAGGTCGAGCCGGTACCAGGCCACGTCGGGCGGGGCCCGCAGCGAGGCGCCGCCCTCGGCCAGGCTGCGCTCCCGCGCGTGGGGCAGCGGCACGCTGGCCCACGCGCCTTTCTCCTCCTCCCCTGCGAAGGGCGGCGCGGGCGGAGGTTCCCAGCCCGCGCCGGGCTCCATGCGGAAGGCGGCCTGCCGCAGGTGCGTGGGGTTATCGGTAGCGCTGCCGCCGCCGCAGGCCGCGAGCCAGGCGGCCAACAGCAGCGCGGCGCACCACCTACCCGTTCGCCAGAAGGCCTTGCCTGTGGGCGGCATGGATGGCCTCGGCGCGCGTGTTGACCTGCAGCTTGGCGTAGATGCGCCGCACGAAGGTGAGCACCGTGGTGCGGGAGACGCCCATGGTGCGGGCCGTCTCCTCGGTGGTGAAGCCCTTGCTCACGCAGCGCAGCACCTCCTGCTCGCGCGCGGACAGCAGCGCGGCGGGCGGCTCGGTGGCGGGCGGCAGGCTGGCGGCGGCGCGCGCCAGGATCTTGCGCGCCACCATGGGGCTGATGGGGCTGCCGCCCGCGTGGATGCTGCGGATTTCCTCGGCCAGCTCGGCGGCGCTCACGTCCTTGAGCAGGTAGCCCATGGCCCCGGCCTCGATGGAGCGCAGCACGTGCGTTTCATCGCCAAAGATGGTGCTCACCAGCACGCTGCAGCCGGGCCACTGCGCGCGCGCGGCGCGGATCACGTCCAGGCCCGAGCCGTCGGGCAGGCCCAGGTCCACCAGCAGCACATCCATGGGCGACTGGGGCAGCAGCGCCAGCGCCTCGGCCCGGCTGGCCGCCGCCATGGCCAGCGCCAGGTCGGGCTGCGCGCCGATCATGGCGATGAAGGTGTCGCGGCAGGCCGGGTCGTCCTCGACCACGCCCACCCGCAAAGGAGCCGGCAGGCGCGCGGGCCAGGGGGCGGGCAGGGGCGGGGCGGTGTCGGGGGCCATGGGCTGGATTATGGGCAAGCGCCGGGCAGCAGCGCCATGTCATCAGTTCTGAGGACAGACAGGCGCATGGCCAATCCCTACCATCTGTGACTTCACGCCAATGCTTTCAATTTCATAGCTGCCTGCGCTTTCTGCGTGGGCGCTGGAAGCCTTTTTCATGCCCAAACGAATCGCCCTCGCCGCCGCCTGCCTGCTGGCCGCCAGCCTGGCCCCCGCGGCCACCATCACCGTCAACACCACGACCGTCATGGGGGGCGACGGCCTGTGCAGCCTGACCGAGGCCCTCGGCAGCGCGGTGACGGATACCGTCTGGGACGCCGACTGCGCGCTGGGCAGCGGCGCCGACACCATCGCGTTCGACCCCGCCGCCTTTCCCGCAGGCAGCACCATCACGCTGGGCAGCGCGCTGGACATCTACCAGGCCTCGAACACCACCATCGACGGCGGCGGGCGCGTGACCCTGGACGGCGGCGGCGCCACACCCCTGGTCACCGCCACGCTGGCGGGCACCACGCTCACGCTGCGCGGGCTGACGCTGGCCGGCGGCAATACCGCCGGCGGCGGCCCGACGGATGGCGGCGGCATCTACGCGGACGGCGTCACCCTGAACATCGACCACAGCGTCATCACCGGCAACACGGCCCTGGCCAACGGCGGCGGCCTCTTCAGCCGCGACAGCACGGTGACCATCACGGACAGCCAGTTCACCGCCAACACCGCCAGCCTGGGCGGCGCCGTCTACAGCACGGGCAGCGGCTCGCTGACGGTGGCGAACAGCCGCTTCACGGGCAACATCGCCGGCCAGCAGGGCGGCGCCCTCTACAGCGGCGTGAACACGCTGGTCACCGGCAGCATCATTGCCAACAACGCCAGCCCCGCCGCAGGCGGCGCGAACAGGGGCGCGGGCGTCCGGTTCAGTGCTCCGGCCGGGCACACGTTCACGCTGAACCACAACCAGATCACCGACAACACGCCCGGCGACAACTGCTATAGCGCCATCCCCTTCACCGGCACGGGCAACCAGTACTGGCCGGAGAGCGACACGAGCTGCCCCGCAGCCGCGGGCCGCTTCGCCAACCCCCTTGCGCCGCCCGCGGCCATCCCCGTGGATGCGCCCTGGGCGCTGGCGCTGCTGTCTGCGCTGGTGGCCGCGCTGGGCTTGCACCGGCGGCGAGGCGGCGTTTAAAGCCAAAACACCCTTCAACGCCCGCTCAGCAAGCGCAAACAGCTATCAAAACAAAAGCAAACAAACCATGTTCCACACCCCGTGCCCCCATCCCCTGCGCGGGCTGGCCTGCGCCGCCGCGCTGGTGGCCGCTGGCGCCGCCCAGGCGGCCAGCCTCACCGTGACCAACGGCAACGACAGCGGCCCGGGCAGCCTGCGCCAGGCGCTCGCCGATGCCAACGCCAGCGGCGACACCATCGCCTTCGCGGGCGGCGTGTCCCGCGTGGCGCTGCTGGGCCAGCTCGTCATCGGCA from Acidovorax sp. A79 includes the following:
- the argS gene encoding arginine--tRNA ligase, with the protein product MLSVKQELLAALAGELEKLSPGTAGRAAFESPKVAAHGDFACTAAMQLAKPLKLNPRALGEQLKAALEATPAFARWVDAIEIAGPGFLNIRLKPAAKQEVVREVLGAGDRFGYQADNGQRVLVEFVSANPTGPLHVGHGRQAALGDAICNLFATQGWKVHREFYYNDAGVQIQTLTTSTQLRAKGFKPGDECWPTDPENPASKAFYNGDYIQDIANDFLAKKTVKADDREFTASGDVDDVESIRQFAVAYLRNEQDKDLQAFNLKFDEYYLESSLYTSGRVEATVGKLVANGKTYEQDGALWLKSTDYGDDKDRVMRKKDGTYTYFVPDVAYHIAKWERGFTKVVNIQGTDHHGTIARVRAGLQAAGVGIPQGYPDYVLHTMVRVVKGGEEVKISKRAGSYVTLRDLIEWTSKDAVRFFLLSRKPDTEYTFDVDLAVAQNNDNPVYYVQYAHARIQSVLRGWAEQGGGDVASLQGADLSALEGPQAQALMLQLAKYPEMLTAAADGEAPHDVTFYLRDLAASYHSYYDAERILVDDETVKRARLALVAATAQVLHNGLAVLGVSAPARM
- a CDS encoding PsiF family protein codes for the protein MKKLLSLMTAIGLTLSLATAHAADAPAAAASAPAKAPTAQQSKMATCNADAKEKKGDERKAFMKECLSANKQEKQQTKMKTCNADPKAKTLKGDERKAFMKECLSNKPA
- a CDS encoding DUF2214 family protein, translating into MTTEALLAYAHFLAILTMTVFLASEAALCRKEWLNAAVVERLARVDMVYGISAIAVLATGLARTWWGMKGAGWYWSQPLLHTKVTLFVVIGLISIVPTVRFLRWRKQLRATGALPTEAEVRGTRRLVMIEAHLLVVIPLLAVFLARGVGTR
- a CDS encoding IPTL-CTERM sorting domain-containing protein — encoded protein: MPFPSTTARLVGLLLAAAAALPGAAPAQVLYEGFDETFTLSGNGWVMQNNSAPVGAMGWFQGTPISALPDPGPFDAYSGAANAYIAANFRNTGSSGTISNWLVMPNRTLSNGDVLTFYTRKPVPNPTDYPDRLEVRMSTQGASTDVGTTATDVGDFTTLLTSINPGLAAGGYPAAWTQYRITVSGLAAPTSGRVAFRYFVTGAGTFGANGDYIGIDDVTLCPAPAMTATGTPANGTAGAAYAYTLAQAGAVGGSSFAVAAGALPPGLVLSAAGAISGTPTATGTFSFTATVTDSRHCSASLPTSITVQAGKPPPPASATATAGDAEATVDWSPERWADAYGAPITSYTATAVQDPARSCTVTGSGHSCTVANLANGTSYTFRVVAHNGSPTQPDSDAAVTNAVTPLGAQSITFLPATIPAQAAGTTLTLGATATSNLPITYSATGACSVAGSVASFSGAGSCTLTASQPGGGAWAAAAPVARTFAVMAAPTLALAANANPSALGASVTLTATFGSASNPTGTVSFSADGLPLACAAPPAITGSVAACTVSGLLVGAHAITASYAGDANNTSATGGPLALTVGQASLAVPGGGVAQASISGGPAGCTVGSLALTAAAPGDNLPAGATAPLGVLRFTATGCANATLAVAVTYPSGSLAGLVPRKFGPATAGATALWFPHGAVSGDTVSFAVTDNGMGDNDPASGAIADPHAMLRLAAGAQAIPTLSEWGLLVLAALLGLAALRRFQAGSASSA
- a CDS encoding IPTL-CTERM sorting domain-containing protein is translated as MPRRPCALRALLLQLVFIAIACLAAHAQAGTWAVSGSLGDGRQWHTSTQLPNGKVLVAGGYGGGSLSHLASAELYDPAAGQWAATGPLAHARRGHTATLLPHGKVLVAGGYDGSAFIASVELYDPATGLWSGASALAQPRTEHTATLLADGRVLVAGGHASGGQVAQAELYDPATGAWSPAGQLAEARQGHTATLLADGRVLVVGGGNGTGYLATAEVYRPSDNTWGSAAPLPQGPRSDFTATLLPDGRVLAVGGNSGSEQLASAELYDPQGDTWAPAASLNSKRLFHTATLLPGGKVLVAGGFGSGSALQSAELYDPDTNQWTAAGGLNDGRWRHIATLLPQGKVLFIGGASDLGALLASTELYDPAIGTWEGTGALPGQRTEHTATLLPDGKVLVAGGGAGYGTGQLIGAAALYNPATGAWAATGPLAAARAYHTATLLPGGKVLVVGGLGSAGALASAELYDPATGTWSGTGAMASPRLWHAAALLPSGQVLVVGGWGSNISNSQTATAELYDPATGLWSATSAMSAARQGPTATLLPTGRVLVAGGNGSGGPLGSAELYDPASGTWSGAGAMASPRWTHTATLLPQGKVLVAGGYSGAYLGSAELYDPALNAWSPTGPLNTGRSGHTATLLPGGKVLAAGGGGGGYLGSAELYDPATGAWAATGALATVRAYHTATVLPDGTVLAAGGRDGVTATSGIATAERYDPAGGAVPPARIPTLTGGPARLSGAAFTLTGLRLRGDSEASGGGTSASPTPLPLVQLTRLDNGAHTWLAPTGSTAASIDVAAPGVLPSGRYALRAFVNGMASNALLLGTQAQPTLALSASAVGASVTFTATLNGASASPTGQVAFSVDGAPLACTTATFSGGVATCATSSLAMGLHSITASYTGDADNAPATASPLAHTVNTAAVPVPGGGGSTAQVGITGGPPGCTVNTLGLSAATGADNLPAGATAPLGVLRFTATGCANATLAVAVTYPGGSLAGLVPRKFGPATAGATALWFPHGAVSGDTVSFAVTDNGTGDNDPAPGAIADPHAMLLLAAGPAGAQAIPALSEGGLLLLSALLALVALSAGRVGRRVV
- a CDS encoding histidine kinase; the encoded protein is MAAWLAACGGGSATDNPTHLRQAAFRMEPGAGWEPPPAPPFAGEEEKGAWASVPLPHARERSLAEGGASLRAPPDVAWYRLDLPPPGTPGAPSASGAPGQDLFLYLPRWQTIGIVAVYVDGRMAYRTRGSRVWNSFNRPLWVALGNQAAGGEPPRTVWLRMASQRGVGGAVSSAWVGTEQNLLWRYSVRRFVQNDFISLTGAAFLAIGLFALAVGCVRRREPIYLLFFAISVTTLLRSLHYVVDDRPLPVPDDWFGWMTVNSLGWAMVCTFAFAFRVHGRRMPALALGIAGLVSLGTVLTLPLPPLLPYLDAMLPLVYLVITVLTAVVAASGLWASWRARSREGLVLFAWFSLNVPAGAHDLLMVNYRIDMEHVYLAPYNAIGLFAIFLAIVWRRYVGAIHAVEVANAGLESQLAARERELTASHEQLRALERQQTLATERQRMMQDMHDGIGSSLMSALRMVERGQASTADTAQVLKDCIDDLKLAIDSLDPADADLLALLAAVRFRLAPRLKAAGITLAWNVQDLPPLPWLDPQSALHVLRILQEVLANILKHTQATLIDVATAPQAQAGQGGAGVVVRIRDNAGAFVLSEGPPAALAGQGLLNVRHRAQALGGRCQWAAWEGGGEFTLWLPLARGA